In the Chryseobacterium scophthalmum genome, one interval contains:
- a CDS encoding pectate lyase family protein has protein sequence MKFSLKHKIFTTGILIMLALSVSAQEKTLSFPGAEGFGRYTTGGRGGKVLFVTKLTDDGSEGTLRYVLDQKGARYIVFKTAGTIYLESPLKIKEGNVTIAGQTAPGDGITIANYETFVAADNVIIRFLRFRMGDQKKFEGDALGARFIKNLIVDHCSMSWSTDETVSIYVNENTTLQWCIISESLRNSAHQKGAHGYGGIAGGKFASFHHNMYAHHDSRNPRLGEYAGSKFALTDLTDFRNNVIYNWGHNNVYGGEGMNVNMVNNYYKPGPASMNKKRIVAIDKNEKPETEVYNIWGKYYINGNVSEENPDVTADNWNLGVFNQMKPSYNLTDADKNSIKINQPHDIQNNVKTHTAKEAYEKILQIGGASLVRDAVDLRVLKEVKNGTFTYNGSLGSKNGIIDSQNDVGGFPDLKPGKALLDSDNDGMPDEWETKHNLDPKKANANGRDLDKNYDNIEVYINDLVKKITDKQ, from the coding sequence ATGAAATTCAGTCTAAAACATAAAATCTTTACCACAGGCATTCTCATAATGCTTGCTTTATCTGTTTCGGCTCAGGAGAAAACTTTGAGTTTCCCTGGTGCAGAAGGTTTCGGAAGATACACAACTGGAGGAAGAGGCGGAAAAGTTTTATTTGTAACAAAATTGACAGACGACGGTTCAGAAGGAACTTTAAGATATGTTTTAGACCAAAAAGGAGCAAGATATATTGTTTTCAAAACAGCAGGAACGATCTACTTGGAATCTCCATTAAAAATAAAAGAAGGCAATGTCACCATTGCCGGACAAACTGCTCCAGGCGACGGAATTACCATTGCCAACTACGAAACTTTTGTTGCGGCAGATAACGTAATTATTCGTTTTTTACGTTTCAGAATGGGAGATCAGAAAAAATTTGAAGGTGATGCATTAGGGGCAAGATTTATAAAAAATTTAATCGTCGATCATTGCTCAATGAGTTGGTCTACCGACGAGACGGTTTCTATTTATGTGAATGAAAATACCACGCTTCAATGGTGCATAATTTCAGAAAGTTTAAGAAATTCTGCCCATCAAAAAGGCGCTCACGGATACGGCGGAATTGCAGGTGGAAAATTCGCTTCTTTTCATCATAACATGTATGCTCATCACGACAGCAGAAATCCCAGATTGGGTGAGTACGCAGGAAGTAAATTTGCATTGACCGATTTAACTGATTTTAGAAATAATGTCATTTACAATTGGGGACACAACAATGTCTACGGCGGTGAAGGAATGAATGTAAATATGGTTAATAATTACTATAAACCAGGTCCCGCATCGATGAACAAAAAAAGAATTGTAGCCATCGATAAAAACGAAAAACCTGAAACCGAAGTTTACAACATTTGGGGTAAATATTATATCAACGGAAATGTCTCTGAAGAAAATCCTGATGTAACAGCAGACAACTGGAATTTAGGAGTTTTTAATCAAATGAAGCCTTCTTACAATTTAACAGATGCTGATAAAAATTCAATAAAAATCAATCAACCTCACGACATTCAGAATAATGTAAAAACACATACCGCAAAAGAAGCGTATGAAAAAATATTGCAGATCGGCGGTGCAAGTTTGGTGAGAGATGCGGTAGATCTACGTGTTTTAAAAGAGGTGAAAAATGGTACTTTCACGTACAACGGTTCGCTTGGAAGTAAAAACGGGATCATCGATTCACAAAATGATGTCGGTGGATTTCCAGATTTAAAACCGGGAAAAGCGCTACTCGATTCAGATAACGACGGAATGCCCGATGAATGGGAAACAAAGCACAATCTCGATCCTAAAAAAGCCAATGCAAACGGAAGAGATTTAGATAAAAATTATGATAATATCGAGGTCTACATAAATGACCTTGTTAAAAAAATAACCGATAAACAGTAG
- a CDS encoding pectinesterase family protein produces MQVLGLKNSPFFFIFSMVMISLLSFKASDEKTIIVSKDGKGNFTTIQQAIDAVEEGKSIRTKIIIKPGTYREKVTVSAAKSPIILIGEKAENTILVYGDHASKQSAEGKNIGTTGSSTLFIFSDNFSAKNITFQNDAGPVGQAVAVLTTGDKMAFENCRFLGFQDTLYTKGTQDNPDKSKTSRNYFKNCYIEGTTDYIFGAGTAVFEDCTIYSKKNASYVTAASTPEGAEFGYVFINCNLTGDASANSVYLGRPWRPFAKTVYINCAIDSTIKKEGWHNWAKPDAEKTTFYAEYNSKGAGADPSKRVSWSHQLTKDQAKKYSAKNILKGKDNWNFNKSFK; encoded by the coding sequence ATGCAGGTTTTAGGTTTAAAAAATAGTCCGTTCTTCTTTATTTTTTCAATGGTCATGATCAGTCTTCTTTCTTTCAAGGCTAGTGATGAGAAAACCATCATCGTTTCGAAAGACGGAAAAGGAAATTTCACGACCATTCAACAGGCAATTGACGCTGTTGAAGAAGGAAAATCGATAAGAACAAAAATTATTATAAAACCCGGAACGTACAGAGAAAAAGTTACTGTATCTGCAGCAAAAAGCCCGATAATTTTAATCGGTGAAAAAGCAGAAAACACCATTTTAGTTTACGGCGATCATGCTTCAAAACAAAGCGCAGAAGGTAAAAACATCGGAACTACAGGTTCGTCTACCCTATTTATTTTTTCAGATAATTTTTCAGCAAAAAATATCACCTTTCAAAATGACGCAGGACCCGTGGGACAAGCGGTTGCCGTTCTTACCACAGGAGACAAAATGGCGTTTGAAAATTGCAGATTTTTAGGATTTCAGGATACTTTATATACTAAAGGAACTCAGGATAACCCAGATAAAAGTAAAACTTCCCGAAACTATTTTAAAAACTGCTACATCGAAGGAACTACAGACTATATTTTCGGAGCCGGAACTGCAGTTTTTGAAGATTGTACAATATATTCCAAAAAAAATGCATCTTACGTTACCGCTGCCTCTACTCCGGAAGGAGCTGAATTTGGTTACGTATTTATTAACTGTAATTTAACAGGTGATGCATCAGCAAATTCTGTATATTTGGGAAGACCTTGGAGACCTTTTGCTAAAACAGTTTACATCAATTGTGCAATCGATTCCACAATAAAAAAAGAAGGTTGGCATAACTGGGCTAAACCTGATGCTGAAAAGACCACTTTCTATGCAGAATATAATTCAAAAGGAGCCGGAGCAGATCCTTCAAAAAGAGTTTCCTGGTCTCATCAGCTAACGAAAGATCAGGCTAAAAAATATTCAGCAAAAAATATTCTGAAAGGAAAAGACAACTGGAACTTTAATAAAAGTTTTAAATAA
- a CDS encoding RagB/SusD family nutrient uptake outer membrane protein — MKKNKFLTILFAVAGVISLNSCDDYLDVESLSNTAEKQQFDSAPDTFSALVGVYNATMGDNTYGQRMNLILTQSGDDLRTSGDYNANDRRGISCFGAIPTNTELLRPFLDTYAGIERANLVIKNIPLSPVMQTGSAADKTLMNRYLGEALTLRAQFYYDLIKNWGDVPFQDVPSADLPDLYLAKTDRDVIYDKILDDLLKAESLVPWRSEGGTTAQRISKGAVKGLRARIALARAGYSLRRNPQQMMQGSNPQKYYQIAYDECKDIINSAQHQLNPSYEGLFRSLHTNSQDATNEVIYAIGAFGGNSRTDSKIGYYNGLRHDDTDWKSSGGISAIPVYFYEFTKYDLRRDVNIAIYRVNTTKQEELQTSINWNDGKFRKSWTSITGTSQNLGIDWPMLRYSDILLMFAEADNELHGGPSADAVNAVMAVRQRAYAGNLGQVGTIPTGKAAFFDYIVKERQLEFGGEGLRKYDLIRWNLLETKINETRAKLTQFMNGTGAYANVPEYIFYKKPTYVPTKTAQQNVLDIDFYTTAGVAKADIFYSPNQSVATPSGYTKVNWRLAMTQPYISGDPIKSYAYYFQPNRKELLPLALDVVNSNYNLTQDYGY, encoded by the coding sequence ATGAAGAAGAATAAATTTTTAACAATACTATTTGCTGTTGCAGGAGTAATATCTTTAAACTCTTGTGATGATTACCTGGATGTAGAAAGCTTATCTAATACAGCCGAAAAACAACAATTTGACTCTGCTCCAGATACTTTTTCCGCTTTGGTAGGTGTTTATAACGCTACTATGGGTGACAATACTTATGGTCAGAGAATGAACTTAATCCTTACTCAATCAGGTGACGATTTAAGAACTTCTGGCGATTATAATGCGAATGACAGAAGAGGAATTAGTTGCTTCGGCGCAATTCCTACGAATACTGAGCTATTAAGACCTTTCTTAGATACTTATGCCGGAATTGAAAGAGCCAATCTTGTCATTAAAAACATCCCGCTTTCACCAGTGATGCAAACTGGTTCAGCAGCAGATAAGACGTTAATGAATAGGTATTTGGGTGAGGCTTTAACATTGAGAGCCCAATTCTACTATGATCTTATAAAAAACTGGGGCGATGTACCTTTCCAAGATGTACCTTCAGCCGATCTTCCTGATTTGTATCTTGCAAAAACAGATAGAGATGTTATTTATGATAAAATTCTTGACGATTTACTTAAAGCAGAAAGTCTTGTCCCTTGGAGATCTGAAGGAGGAACTACTGCACAAAGAATTTCAAAAGGTGCTGTTAAAGGTTTAAGAGCGAGAATAGCTTTAGCAAGAGCAGGATATTCTTTAAGAAGAAATCCTCAACAAATGATGCAGGGTTCTAATCCTCAGAAATATTACCAGATCGCTTATGATGAGTGTAAAGATATTATCAATTCTGCTCAACATCAGCTTAATCCTAGCTATGAAGGATTATTCAGATCATTGCATACCAATTCTCAGGATGCTACGAATGAAGTAATCTATGCTATCGGAGCTTTCGGAGGAAACTCAAGAACAGATAGTAAAATCGGTTACTATAACGGTTTAAGACATGATGATACCGATTGGAAATCTTCAGGTGGAATCAGCGCAATTCCTGTTTATTTTTATGAATTTACAAAATATGATTTAAGAAGAGATGTTAACATCGCCATCTATAGAGTAAATACTACAAAACAGGAAGAGCTTCAAACCTCTATCAACTGGAATGACGGTAAATTCAGAAAATCTTGGACCTCAATTACAGGAACTTCTCAAAACTTAGGAATCGACTGGCCAATGCTTAGATATTCAGATATTTTATTAATGTTTGCTGAAGCAGATAACGAATTACACGGTGGCCCATCTGCAGATGCTGTAAATGCAGTGATGGCAGTAAGACAAAGAGCGTATGCAGGTAATTTAGGTCAGGTAGGAACGATTCCGACTGGTAAAGCAGCTTTCTTTGATTATATCGTGAAAGAAAGACAGCTTGAATTTGGTGGTGAAGGATTAAGAAAATACGATCTTATCCGTTGGAATTTATTAGAAACTAAAATTAATGAAACAAGAGCTAAGCTTACCCAATTTATGAATGGTACGGGAGCTTATGCAAACGTTCCTGAATATATTTTCTACAAAAAGCCAACCTATGTGCCAACAAAAACAGCTCAGCAAAATGTATTAGACATTGATTTCTATACAACTGCAGGAGTTGCAAAAGCAGATATTTTCTACAGTCCAAATCAATCTGTTGCCACACCATCTGGTTATACAAAAGTAAACTGGAGATTAGCAATGACTCAGCCTTACATCAGTGGAGATCCTATCAAGAGCTATGCTTATTATTTCCAGCCTAACAGGAAAGAGCTATTACCTTTAGCATTAGACGTTGTAAACTCTAATTATAATCTTACCCAAGATTATGGTTATTAG